A section of the Thermodesulfobacteriota bacterium genome encodes:
- a CDS encoding Na/Pi cotransporter family protein, with protein MDLLFLHIVGSVFLLLYGIRLAAQGFELAFSASIDRAWSAARDGRARAFLLGAASAAVLQSTGAFVTLFITFGQVAMPPLSRSLVIILGADFGATLTVQLLSFRIHELAFPVLSVGVALFLWGGKSRAHAVGQGLLGFGFVLLSLKFLAGAAEEVGRIEGLRILMTELSSAPYTAFGAGVLLAAALQSGTAVMVLLIAFAHEGLLGTGAILPLVLGANVGGTSVAFVAASGLAAEGKRIAWGHFGIKAAGALLLLVPLVHAPPAITGLMGGGARLVASAHTAFNLFIAVLFLPLAGRTASLIERAIPLPAGSVSRGRAVYLDRRHLPVAGAALGQVAREILRMADMIQEMLDDAVEVICRGNAERIGRIEQADDDVDALSREIKGFLADLGQGSLDAAQTERSMEYIGVVADLKNIGDFVDRTMIDHLRRLSERRQSFSEEGGRELQAYLSEVGSLYREAVSAFVARDPAAARLVMERRKAIGLRERELRIAHIQRLQRATPDSLETSEAHMDILANWKGIAAHCSAIARTVLRGGE; from the coding sequence ATGGACCTGCTGTTCCTCCACATCGTCGGGAGCGTCTTCCTGCTGCTTTACGGGATCCGCCTCGCCGCGCAGGGATTCGAGCTCGCCTTCTCCGCGTCGATCGACCGGGCCTGGAGCGCCGCGCGCGACGGCAGGGCCCGCGCCTTCCTCCTCGGCGCCGCGTCCGCCGCCGTGCTCCAGAGCACCGGCGCCTTCGTCACCCTGTTCATCACCTTCGGCCAGGTCGCGATGCCGCCGCTCTCCCGGTCGCTGGTGATCATCCTCGGGGCGGACTTCGGGGCGACGCTGACCGTGCAGCTCCTTTCCTTCCGGATCCACGAGCTCGCCTTCCCCGTGCTGTCCGTCGGGGTCGCGCTGTTCCTTTGGGGTGGAAAGTCGCGGGCGCACGCGGTCGGGCAGGGGCTGCTCGGCTTCGGGTTCGTCCTGCTTTCGCTCAAGTTCCTGGCCGGCGCCGCGGAGGAGGTCGGCCGGATCGAGGGGCTACGGATCCTGATGACGGAGCTCTCCTCGGCCCCCTACACCGCCTTCGGCGCGGGAGTCCTCCTGGCGGCCGCACTGCAGAGCGGGACCGCCGTGATGGTCCTCCTGATCGCGTTCGCGCACGAAGGGCTGCTCGGGACGGGAGCCATCCTGCCGCTCGTGCTGGGGGCAAACGTCGGCGGGACCTCCGTCGCCTTCGTCGCCGCATCGGGGCTCGCCGCGGAGGGCAAGCGCATCGCCTGGGGGCATTTCGGGATCAAGGCCGCCGGCGCCCTGCTGCTCCTCGTTCCCCTGGTCCACGCGCCGCCGGCGATTACCGGCCTGATGGGCGGCGGCGCGCGCCTCGTCGCATCCGCCCACACGGCATTCAACCTGTTCATCGCCGTCCTGTTCCTGCCGCTGGCGGGGCGGACCGCGTCCCTCATCGAGCGGGCGATCCCCCTCCCGGCGGGAAGCGTCTCCCGGGGAAGGGCGGTGTATCTCGACCGGCGGCACCTGCCTGTCGCGGGAGCGGCGCTGGGACAGGTGGCGCGGGAGATCCTGCGGATGGCGGACATGATCCAGGAGATGCTCGACGACGCGGTGGAGGTCATCTGCCGGGGGAACGCGGAGCGGATCGGACGGATCGAGCAGGCCGACGACGACGTGGACGCGCTGTCGCGGGAGATCAAGGGATTCCTGGCGGACCTCGGGCAGGGCTCCCTCGACGCGGCGCAGACCGAGCGGTCGATGGAGTACATCGGCGTCGTCGCCGACCTGAAGAACATCGGCGATTTCGTCGACCGGACGATGATCGACCATCTCCGCCGCCTCTCCGAGCGGCGGCAGTCGTTCTCCGAGGAAGGCGGCCGGGAGCTCCAGGCCTACCTGTCCGAGGTCGGCTCGCTGTACCGGGAGGCCGTCTCCGCCTTCGTCGCGCGCGACCCCGCGGCGGCGCGCCTCGTCATGGAGCGGCGGAAGGCGATCGGGCTGAGGGAGCGGGAGCTCCGTATCGCCCACATCCAGCGGCTGCAGCGGGCCACGCCGGACTCC
- the ftsY gene encoding signal recognition particle-docking protein FtsY, with amino-acid sequence MSESGEKPRGSFFSRLKAGLSKTRELLFMNVEAIARGIGPVDENVLSELEEALILADTGADLSVEYVESLRAAWRRGELPDVEALRARLRKMVEETLAPRMAPLAVVPPYPFVVLVVGVNGVGKTTTIGKVASWLRGEGHPVLIAAADTFRAAAIDQLAVWAERAGAEIVRHKEGADSSAVAFDAVRAAKARGTHAVLIDTAGRLHTKSHLMEELRKVVRVVGKEIPGAPHEVLLVLDATGGRNAIAQAKTFQEFTGVTGLALTKLDGTAKGGVVLSVTREVSAPIRFIGVGEKAEDLRPFDARSFAEALF; translated from the coding sequence TTGAGCGAGTCCGGCGAAAAGCCGCGCGGCTCCTTCTTTTCCCGGCTGAAGGCGGGGCTGTCGAAGACCCGCGAGCTGCTGTTCATGAACGTCGAGGCGATCGCCCGCGGCATCGGCCCCGTCGACGAGAACGTCCTTTCGGAGCTCGAGGAGGCGCTCATCCTCGCGGACACGGGGGCCGACCTTTCCGTCGAGTACGTCGAATCGCTGCGCGCCGCGTGGCGGCGCGGGGAGCTGCCCGACGTGGAGGCGTTGCGCGCGCGGCTCCGGAAGATGGTGGAGGAGACGCTCGCCCCGCGCATGGCCCCGCTCGCCGTCGTCCCGCCGTACCCCTTCGTCGTCCTCGTGGTCGGCGTCAACGGGGTGGGCAAGACCACCACCATCGGCAAGGTTGCGAGCTGGCTGCGCGGAGAGGGGCACCCGGTCCTCATCGCGGCGGCCGACACCTTCCGCGCGGCGGCGATCGACCAGCTCGCGGTCTGGGCGGAGCGGGCCGGGGCCGAGATCGTCCGGCACAAGGAAGGGGCCGACTCCTCCGCGGTCGCGTTCGACGCCGTCCGCGCCGCAAAGGCGCGCGGGACCCACGCCGTCCTCATCGACACGGCGGGGCGCCTCCACACGAAGTCGCACCTGATGGAGGAGCTCCGGAAGGTCGTCCGCGTCGTCGGAAAGGAGATCCCCGGGGCCCCCCACGAGGTGCTGCTCGTGCTCGACGCCACCGGGGGAAGGAACGCCATCGCGCAGGCGAAGACGTTCCAGGAGTTCACGGGCGTCACGGGACTGGCCCTCACGAAGCTCGACGGCACGGCGAAGGGCGGGGTGGTGCTCTCCGTCACGCGGGAGGTTTCCGCGCCCATCCGATTCATCGGGGTGGGGGAGAAGGCGGAAGATCTGCGCCCCTTCGACGCGCGGAGCTTCGCGGAGGCGCTCTTCTGA